CGGCGTCGGGTGGAAGATCGTCGACAGACCGCAGGCGCAGGCGGCGGCGACTCCGTTGGTCACTGTTGGCATCGCCGCGCCGCTGAGCCGGGCGGTGACGCAGTGGGACGATTATGTCGGCCGCTTCGCACCCAGCCAGACGGTCGATATCCGTCCCCGCGTTTCGGGGTCGGTGACGGCGATCCATTTCAGGGACGGCGATCATGTGAAGGCGGGGCAACTGCTGTTCACCATCGACCAGCGGCCTTTTCTGGCGGCTCTGGCGGAGGCGCGGGCCAATACGGCCAGCGCCCGCAGCGCGCTGCTTCTGGCGCAGAATGATTATAGCCGGGTGCAGCGGCTGACCGGCGACGGGGCGGTTTCGGCGAGCGAGGTGGATTCGCTGCGGTCGCGTTTGCAGGCGGCGCAGGCTGCCCTGGCGGGGGCGCAGGCGCGGGAGAGGCAGCGGGCGCTGGACATGGAGTTCACGCAGGTCCGCGCGCCGATTTCGGGGCGGGTTTCCGACCGGCGGGTCGATATCGGCAATCTCGTCTCTGCGGGCGAGGGTGCGGGGGCGACGTTGCTGACGACCGTCAACAAGCTGGATCCCATCTATTTCAATTTCGATGCTTCCGAGGCGCTGTATCTGAAGTCGCAACGGGACAAGGGGGCTGGCGGAATAGTCGAGGTCCGGTTGCAGGACGAGGCGGATTATCGGCACAAGGGGCGGCTGGACTTTACCGACAATGGGCTTGATCCGCGTTCGGGCACGATCCGCGTCCGCGCATTGTTCGACAATCCGGACATGTTCCTGACGCCGGGGCTGTTCGGCAACATGCGGCTTGCCAATGGGGGCAAGGTCAACGTCTTGCTGGTTCCGGACGAAGCCATCCAGTCCGATCAGGCGCGCAAGACCGTGCTGGTGGTGGGCCGGGACGATAGTGTCGTGGCGAAGCCGGTGGAACTGGGGCCGGTGGTGGATGGGTTGCGCATCATCCGCGCGGGGCTGACGCCCGCTGACCGGGTGATCGTGTCGAACATTCAGGCGGCCATGCCCGGTGAGAAGGTCGCGACGCGGTCGGTGGGGGTCAAGGCCAGTCCGGCGCCGGTCGCGGCGGTGGATGCGGCGGCTCCGGTGGCGGCGCAAGCGACCTTTGCTCCCTGAATAATAGCCCCTCCGCTGCAAAAGAGGGGAGATGAGAGCCGAATATCGCGATCCGGCGGCCCACCGGATCGCGCGCCCCTTTTCACGCCATCCAGGAATTCGTCCGATGCGCCTTTCCCGTTTCTTCATCGACAGGCCGATCTTCGCCGCCGTGATCGCGGTGATCATCACCGTTGTCGGGGCCATCGCCTTCGTCGGCCTGCCCGTATCCCAATATCCCGATATCGTGCCGCCTACCGTCACGGTTTCCGCCCAATATCCCGGCGCGTCCGCAGAGACCGTCGCGTCGACCGTCGCCGCGCCGATCGAGCAGGAAATCAACGGCGTGGACGACATGCTCTATCAGAGCAGCCAGTCCACCGGCGACGGCAAGGTGACGATCACCGTCACCTTCAAGGTCGGGACCGACCTGGACGCCGCGCAGGTGCTGGTGCAGAACCGCGTGGCCGTGGCGGTCCCGCGCCTGCCCGAAGAGGTGCAGCGGCTGGGCGTCGTCACCCGCAAGACGACGCCGGAATTCCTGATGGTCGTCAACCTCCAGTCGCCCGACGGCACCTTCGACCGCGATTACCTG
Above is a window of Sphingobium sp. JS3065 DNA encoding:
- a CDS encoding efflux RND transporter periplasmic adaptor subunit → MNMHTPIDVDTRSATPLSRWRKRHVSLGAIALAVVGGVGWKIVDRPQAQAAATPLVTVGIAAPLSRAVTQWDDYVGRFAPSQTVDIRPRVSGSVTAIHFRDGDHVKAGQLLFTIDQRPFLAALAEARANTASARSALLLAQNDYSRVQRLTGDGAVSASEVDSLRSRLQAAQAALAGAQARERQRALDMEFTQVRAPISGRVSDRRVDIGNLVSAGEGAGATLLTTVNKLDPIYFNFDASEALYLKSQRDKGAGGIVEVRLQDEADYRHKGRLDFTDNGLDPRSGTIRVRALFDNPDMFLTPGLFGNMRLANGGKVNVLLVPDEAIQSDQARKTVLVVGRDDSVVAKPVELGPVVDGLRIIRAGLTPADRVIVSNIQAAMPGEKVATRSVGVKASPAPVAAVDAAAPVAAQATFAP